From a region of the Lactuca sativa cultivar Salinas chromosome 4, Lsat_Salinas_v11, whole genome shotgun sequence genome:
- the LOC111918402 gene encoding uncharacterized mitochondrial protein AtMg00810-like, translated as MKKKKGSILIIGVYVDDLIVTGSHKDEIIKFKQQMSKEFEMSDLGMLTYYLGIEVNQHKNGLTLRQTNYANTILKKAGMFYCNPCKYPMESKLQLTKDEEGELVDPTSYRSIIGGLRYLTQTRPDIANSVGIVSRFMEKPTKQHQVAVKHILRYVKGTIDYGLSYTKGGKNCVIGYTDSDLARDVEDRKTNNAKCQRIWISRLLGVLTGRKLGPFELNVDNKLALDLMKYPKAGILTKPMNKVKFEAMRKLLGVKDAMIPD; from the exons ACAAGGATGAGATAATCAAGTTCAAACAACAAATGAGCAAGGAGTTTGAAATGAGTGACCTTGGGATGCTAACTTACTATTTAGGCATCGAGGTTAATCAACATAAAAATGGTCTCACATTAAGACAAACGAATTATGCTAACACCATCCTAAAGAAGGCTGGGATGTTTTATTGTAATCCTTGCAAGTACCCTATGGAGTCAAAACTACAATTGACTAAGGATGAAGAAGGTGAACTCGTGGATCCTACCTCATATCGAAGCATCATAGGAGGGCTAAGATATCTTACTCAGACACGACCTGACATAGCTAATTCTGTAGGCATTGTGAGTCGTTTCATGGAGAAACCAACCAAGCAACATCAAGTAGCTGTGAAGCACATACTAAGGTATGTAAAAGGAACTATTGACTATGGTTTATCATATACGAAAGGTGGAAAGAATTGTGTGATTGGATACACTGATAGTGATCTAGCAAGAGATGTTGAagatagaaaaa CTAATAATGCAAAATGTCAACGCATTTGGATAAGTAGGTTGCTTGGTGTGTTGACCGGAAGAAAACTTGGTCCATTTGAATTGAATGTTGATAACAAGTTAGCTTTGGATTTGATGAAATATCCA AAAGCTGGCATCTTGACCAAGCCTATGAACAAAGTGAAGTTTGAAGCAATGCGAAAGTTGCTTGGAGTAAAAGACGCGATGATTCCAGATTAA